Within Salarias fasciatus chromosome 15, fSalaFa1.1, whole genome shotgun sequence, the genomic segment AGAACTTACAGAGCCTCTCTTTTACGACATTTGTAAATAATTTACCAAGACAGCTGAGCAGCTGATCCCCCTGTAACTGCTAGTGTCCCTCTCATCTCCTTTGTTCTTCTTCATGGGAACAATGAGGCCCAGCAGCCAGTCCTCAGAGACGATCCCAGAGTCTAGGATCTTGTTAAACAAGACAATGTAAATGGGCATAAATATCTCAGCTGTATTCTTAATATACTTATTCATCACTTTATTCCTGCTGCCTCTCCAGTTTTTAACTTTGTTATTGCTTTACATATTTCGGCCTCATTAAGCGACTGTTCAGGATTCTATCCTAAGATGTATCTTCTATAAGGTTTTTGTTGAAGTCATGCTGTGACTGTAAATCCTCGTCTGAATCTTTGAAGTGCTCTGTGAACGCTTCAATAGAAAGAGGACAGTGTTCAGTTTTTTAGATTCATTCTGTTTCCTCCAAAAGAagtttagggttttttttatttgagacTTGATAGGTCTGATAAATTTTCTTAAGTAGTCTCTTTTAGCTTTTCACATTGTTCTCTGATATTCTTTGCATTCATGCTTTACCTGCTCACATCTCAAACACCACTTCAGTTTTCACTGCTGATGTTTTTCAGGAGACCAACATGTTTTGATTCAATCTGCTCAGTTTCAGtcagaaaactcaaaaaacCCTCAGTTTTGTAGAAGTAACTGAGAATCAGTCCTCCACTAGTTATTAGTTACTTCTTCCAAAAGTAGTGGAGTTACTTTACAAActggaatgaatgaaaagttACTGATCGGTTGATAAAGCATTTCTTCAATTAGAAGAGTAAGAGGCATGgaacagttttaaataaagtttggaCCTGTTCTCAGACTACATTTGGACCTGTTACAACACAAGTTTAGACTGAGTTTACTTTAAGAAATAAACGAAAACTGTTTCACAACAGGACCTGATGTAATCTGTTACAGTTACTCTCTGTTTCTTTGGGAAATAATGACGTTACTGAACTATAAAATGCAGATAAAAAGTTGTGAGAGTCTCAGTAGTGATTGTTACATGAGTATAAGTTACCTACAGTTTCTTTTTACAGAACAAATTGAGTTTTTCTGctgagttttcttctttttcctcagcagtggctgcagttgtccagagagcaggagaggacgtCACTCTGACCTGTGAACATGTGCTGGAGGGTCAGCGGGACTGTAATGGAACAACGTGGAGATATTCTAAATCTGGAAACACTCTCGTAGTAGCGCTGGTTGAACTTGGGAAGATGAAAGAGAACCATGAAATAGAATCAGACAGACTGAAATTTACAGCTGATTGTTCTCTGAAGATAAAGAAAGTCACAGTTCAGGATGTTGGTCTTTATAACTGTCAGCAATACAAATCAGACGGTTCAGAGAATTACATTCTAGTTAACTGGTCTGACAAGCATCTGTCTGTAGCAACCAGTGAGTATTTATCAGCTGTTAGAACCTTCACTATCGCTGTGATCACAGAAATTGAGCTAATTTGCctcatttgtgttgtttttctttcagtcgtGACTGAACAGGAAGTCGATGACGAGGAGACACTGAAATGCTTCGTGACGTCTTTCATGAGAAGCTGTGAACTGGAAGTGAAGTGGAAGATCAAAGATCAAGATATtgatgaagaaaacagagaCATAAAGACAGGATATAATAGATGTTCTGCCACTGTGACTcttaaaaagtcacattatCTTCACCTACAATCACACTTCCTGAGCTGTGAAgtgactgacagcagaacaGGAGAAAAGCTTCGTTTCAGTCCTCGACCCTCAGGTGAGCCCAGTCAGAAAcagagaatagaatagaatagaatagactttattgtcattgcacggggggggggggggggggggtacaatgaaattacatggGAGCTCATATAAAGCTACAATTCACCTCGATTAAAAAGTCAAGGACATGAAAACTTAGGAAAAACATCAGGGACAGAAACCaacacagaacagaaaacaacacagacattaggtaacaacagaaaaaaatacaagggcaAGTATAATTTGCATAAGCGCATCCACAAGATGCAAGagtaataaataacagtgtaacagagtggtgATCATGCTACATGAGGCACAAGCTCTTAAAGTGCGAGGAGATAGTTGGGTGATTCAGTCCATGGGGGGGTTATGGGAGACTGTTCATAAGTGAGTGTGCGTTTCTGTATCCGTGGGTGTTTGCAATGACTCAAATCAACAGAcgaaaaagcaaacatttattAGATGGATGTTGGTTGAAAACAAGGCTTGATTTAAAAATGAGGACTGAATCTCAGTAATTGTTTATATGATTTAATTGTTATGCACGGTgggcagtggttagcgctcttgcctcacagcaagaaggtcctgggttgaaataccggccggggctcggggcctttctgtgtggagtttgcatgttctccccgtgtgtgcgtgggttccctctgggtactccggcttcctcccacgttccaaaaacatgcatgtcaggttaattggtcaccctaaattgcccctaggtgtgaatgtgtgagtgaatggttgtttgtctctatatgtcagccctgcaacaggctggcgacctgtccagggtggaccccacagcagctgggattggctccagtccCCCGccaccccgaaagggagaagcggtagaaaatgaatgaatttaactgttttgtgtatttgttaTCCAGTAGACACAGAATCAACAGTAAAACCAGAAACCTTCTCAAAGTCGACCACAACTGGAACCAGTGGAGCTTCAGCAGATCCACAAGGTAACGACTCCTGACTCTGATCAGAATGTTTAAAGAGCAAAACCAGGCTGAGACCTGCAGAGGttcagatccagtccagatccctgttggagctccaggaggagtttcagacgaggaggagcagctcagcagctccacttcttctctgttttcaccaGTTGTAAAGAAAGACGTTTTCCAGTCAGACTGTTGAAGCCATGTCTTgattctctctgcaggtctgagcagAAATCTGGCCGTCTCTCTGGGATTAGCAGCACTTGTCATTTGTGTTGTGACGGTTAACATGTGGGCCAGAATTAAAGGTGAGTCTCAGGTCAACAAGTTGCTCCAGTTTTTTACTGTTGATTCAATCTTCAattgactttttctttgttttcagaacaACAGATTCAACGAGATGGAACCACAGTGAGTATAAAGCTGAGCTCTACATGTTTCTGTCTACAGAGAAAGAATCTTTCCTTCACATCTCTGTCATGTTGGATTTGTTGTTCAGTGACGTTCAGAGAGATCAGAAACATTTGGATGGTTAAAGTGTAGCTGGAGCCCAGTCTCACTCCAGACTGTGTAACAGCTCCGTTGGTCCACAGGACATATTGTAGACATGTCAGGAAAGATGTGTTTGATCgtcccagtctgtcctct encodes:
- the LOC115402442 gene encoding uncharacterized protein LOC115402442, encoding MFLFHLFVLQSAAVAAVVQRAGEDVTLTCEHVLEGQRDCNGTTWRYSKSGNTLVVALVELGKMKENHEIESDRLKFTADCSLKIKKVTVQDVGLYNCQQYKSDGSENYILVNWSDKHLSVATIVTEQEVDDEETLKCFVTSFMRSCELEVKWKIKDQDIDEENRDIKTGYNRCSATVTLKKSHYLHLQSHFLSCEVTDSRTGEKLRFSPRPSGGTNSTVKPETCTKSTTTGTSGASADPQGDTKSTVKPETLSKSTTTGTSGASADPQGDTKSTVKPETLSKSTTTGTSGASADPQGLSRNLAVSLGLAALVICVVTVNMWARIKARREEDEAAVTYENLGEPSVSVRLY